The DNA sequence TGTAGAGCTTTTATAttcttcaataaaaaaaattgctacAAATAACCTTTTAAGtgattataaaattcaataaatttattatataaatgcaATAAAATTCTTCGTAACGAATTATACTTTGTATAtgtagataaaaaataactgtaaataaatttacttttcgTTTCTTTGAGAATGATACAACAGGTAAATTGTATTAGAATGATTCTAAAAACGATTAGTTTTTAAAGTTtcataaaattatcaaaaatttaTTGACTAAAGTTAACATGACATTatgaaaatatgtataaaaagtGGCAGAGGTATTTTGTTTTCTCGGTGAAAGACAAACTTCAGTTGTGAGTGATTCCGCAAATGAAAAAGCTCAATTGAAAGTGCAACGAGAATTGCTTCCTACACCCTATATTTTCTTCCTTCACtctatattatttaaaaatccaattataCCCTGCTGTAATTATAGTTCCGAAATGATATAGGATGCACCAAGAAAACATGGGTGCAGAACGAAATTCCCAAGTGCAACGTCTCAAAGTGATTGTTGGGCAATAGCTAATGGGCTGAAAAAGGCCGGAATAAAGTATCGACGGCctattaatttgatattactCTTTGCATCTCCCGTTAATTTTTTGTAGTTGTTTTTTAACAAGGATATACACAGAAACTGATTTTCGTAACTTTAAATTATATGGAAGTTAGTTTTCATAATGTATTAAAGTTAACTACTTTACAGGTTTTCGATAACATAATGTTGCAATATAATATGGAAGCTAGATTTCTAAGtattttgacaaaatttcaTTGTGGAAACTagtttttacttaatttattatcgtgtttaaaatttattatgaattgaataacttgttaataaaaaattaaattaatgtatttaattcaattgaatttggcgtttatttttttatttattttaaacagcCTTAATAGTTTAATAACATGACAAATAAACTATTGATGCATTTATCCCACTCATTGCTATAATTAATTGTGTATGTAAGTCCAAATAGACTCAAATAGTTAAGGATCAAAATATGAGATATGTTAACATTTTAACCAcccttaaataaataaaaaataatatttatgtgatAGATATACGATTatgataaaaacataaatagttgataatatttatatgttaatatatatatatatatatatatatatatatatatatatatatataaagttataaatatattatttttattcacaaaTGTTTACTCAAAAGTTGTTTACTAACTTAAGTAACAAGAATGGTGGACTTTCCGCTCTTTGATTCAAGACTTAATCACAGGTGGACAATCAGATCAGTTCATTTTGAAGACTATTCGGTTAAACACGATTGtaacataaaattttagtagtttaaaattaataaaatagaacacTTTATTATAGTATCCAAAATAGGCAATCtaatgtataaagtatattaatgcatttttacaaaaaggtaaaattataaaatataacatttatacacttaaactaaatcAATAAGCTCTATACAAAAACTAACCCAAATTAAAGCTTTTCGGACCTTTTACTACTCTCCTCATCTTCTAGAGTTGTCTTTAAACCTGTAATTTCATGTGCTCCCATCGAATATGTGATCATCGCAAAACAAAGAGACAAACAAACGATAGAcaatacaaaacacacaaaAGGGTAAAGCTATTGTTAAAAGGGAAAACtctagaaataattaaataacgtCAAATGCACACAACCACAAGTATAGTATATATAGGGATATATGCACACAAATCAGTTGACACGAAACttaattatccggatacatgcaCTTGACATCAGAGGTGGTGTGCACCCCCAACTCTGCAAAACTTGGCCTTAAGGGATTATCGACCAATCACACATAAGATAAATCTCCTTCGTGCCTAGGACAAAACAAGTCTATTAACTAGGACCCTGCTACGACTTTAATCACACAACCTATTATATTCTACTTGagtatgaataattatttgagtAGGATACCTCTAAATTGAATCCATATACCATATAGAAGTTTTCATTGTAATTCTTTCAATACCATTATACCCACGttatattcaattcaatttataataatgaagCTGTAAAATATGCTTCACATCAATCACAAAAAtagtcaaacaaaaaaaaacatgcaaATCAGGGTAGCGCTCAGTGTCATTTATCTCACAAAAACTAACGTTCAACGTCATTTATCTCACAAAAACTAACGCTCAGCGTCATTTATCTCACAAAAACTAACGTTCAGCCATATCATGTGACCACTCAACACCAGAATATTATCGATTTTATTCAAccgtttctttaaatttaaactttttctcaTTTGACcttttttaacttaactattttttaattataaactacctaataaataaaaaatattttataataaaacttcgaaatttatttaatataatttataataataaatttttttattatcgtaaaaaagtgaaaaatgaagagacatactaatataaaaactatgataactctcatatatatatatatatatatatatatatatatatatatatatatatatatctcaaatgtcaaattatatttcttttcactTATAAAAATAACCCACAGTGAatgtttttcacatttttttattattttttctaaactgGTTTTTTATTGGGCGGATAAACACAAGAAAAAGGagtctatttttattattttattttgtaaaacaGTCTTATTCTTTAATTAGCGTTTGTAACTTATCCCTGAGGCCAAACACCGCAATCCATTTCAAGGTACACaggtctctctctctctctcatgcTTTTTTCACTTCCATCTTAGATTTTCAATTCCGGTAGCGAGAAACACGGaacattgttttttctttggcTCTCTCAATTTCACTGTCAAATTTATCAAAGGTTTTCTTATCGCCATGgatcttcattttttcatttgatCTATGTATACCTCCCTTTCTCCTCAATGAGGACTCAGTCAACTATCAAATGCGCTCATTGCTGGTGAATAAAATACTCTCTACAATGAAATCTTATCTTTTCTGTTTGTTTATGAAGTTCTCTACAATCATGCCTTTGGATTTAGTAAATGGAAATTGCATTGTTTCATGCCTCAACGGCTATAGTTGTTCATTCTTCTCCCAGATTGGACCCTAATTCTAATGTtcgatttagtttttttttattttttttttcatttctaatcgTGTAAAGAAGTTGCCCTTTCTTTCTGATAGCCGTCCCTttgtctcttttctttttcataaccATGGAATATGATGCCTAATGTCTTCCATTTGTGCTGGTTGAATCTGTTACTTTTGAAAGATTATCGACTTTGTACCACAGATATGAAAAACTTTGTCCGAGATCAAAGTTTTGGATATTCTTTTTGTAGTTGCAATATACCACAAATTGATGGTAATTTAATTTGGAGTTTCAGAATCGTGTGGTGAGTTTTATGTTCATGCAAATGTGTATACCTAATGATGGATGAATGGAGTGAAAACCGATGATGAGATGGAAGGAAATAACATTACCCTCAACTGGTTAACATTGTGTACACATTACGGTTTCAAAGTCTAAAAGGCATCAGTTTGCACTTCCTTCTTAGGAACCAGATTGAGGGAAACAAGAGTGTTAGATTGAGTTTCCATTCAACTTTTTTAACAAGTGAACTCTAAATGTCTCCTTTTCATTAGGAGGGTATTAGGGAATAATAAGTTGGTTTCATCCTATTCCATCCTTTGTCCCAAAGTTTAGGGGCGGAGGGAGGTGATTGAATGGAATTGAAAACTTAAGTTGCTTTCATCCTTTTCAATCAATTCAAACtgattacattttttaattaatatggcTGCAAAGATAACCTTATTTGTTGAAGACATGGTTGCATTATTTACTAATTCTTCCTGTGAAATAATTTGTTAGTTTAATTTcctttgttcttttttcttatttataatgtaTTTGATGAACTTTGTCTGGTGTCTCTTCACAGGCATTTTTGCTGGCTTATATTGAAGTGATTGTCCATGTTTGTATATGTGCACCCAACAGAAATTCTATAATTATTAGTTGATATGgttctgttattttttattggaaTGCTTGGTTTTTGTGTGTTGCATTTGCTTCTTTATCAAATACTCAATTGATGTGTATACTTATAACTGTAATGGcattattttacttgttttgaaTGTTGTTTCGTCAAAGATGTGGCTCTCTTTCCTTAATCGTTCCtgattgtttctttctttttttttttttggaaagctCAAGGACTTACCACATAAACTTGTTTCTTTGACCAGTTAACCAAGCCACGCCTGAGGATAGTTTTTTCATACCTTTGATGTTCGAAGGGCTCTTCCATCTGCCAAAATGAAGTAATACTAGCAGTCTGGTTTGTTTTTTTGTGCTTATTTGATTTTGgaatagaaaattaatattacgTGTCTTCCCTTTGTTGTCACATTTTGCAGGGGACATGTAAGATGGAATGAGGCTAATATTGGAGAAATTGAAGCAAATAAACCCGTGAGGCAAAAAATTACTGAACCTAAGACTCCGTATCATCCTACGCTTGATGATGAAAGTATGTAAAGAATATTTCATCTTGTAACTTTACTGCACATATCAAAATAAGTATGTATGGAGGGGCTTTCTATAGAAATAGAGTGCTAGCAACACACTCCTACTTACAGTTAAAATTTCTTACAAAGTTCGAAATCATAAATGAAGACCATTAAACAAGAAGTGTGACTCAAAATGTTGTGATTTACAACATTTTTCTACCAGTAACAAAGAATTGTTTCAGAAAATGTGTTGCTAGCATTTCTCATAGAAATAATATTAGCAGGAAATAAGagatactttattatttttaactgaaCTCTATTGCTTTTTGTCTTTCTGGTAAGTGAGTATTAAATTCTTATCTTTAGTTTGTCTTCCACTTGATTTGgttttttaaatgttaacaCTAAGGGTTTAATGCAATTCTGCTATGGAGTTTGCTGAAGATCCTTGTTTGTACTCTATATTTTAAGTCACTTTATGTGGGGCTACCTTTCATATGAATAATCTTTTAGGTTCTCCATCCCCTGTTCGAGGAGTCTTTGACGAATGTATTGAAGATCAAAATCACTCTGCCAATTCTGAAGGAAATGCTTTCAATAATGCGCTCTCTTCTAGCAGAACAGGAACTACACAATCTGATGGCTGGACATCATCCGAGGATGAGGTACAAGAAACTGAAACTGAAGACGAGGAAGGTAATGATAGATAGTCATATGGTGTTTATAACATTGATCATTACTGCAGATCTCGCGCTTTTTCATGAGAAATTTGTGTCAGTGATCAAgtttaaatacccataatttatattttttgagaGAAATAAACAACATCCCTCGAACTTTGGTTCTTAACCAAGCTGGTGGTGTTGTATAATTCATGTAGCTGACCGACCTTACCTTGTGAAATAAGCTTTGTGATGACATGGAAAGAAAAGCTGGAGAGAAGTTAACCTTTTTAAttttgacatgatatttaatCTGAGATTCCAGTGTTAAAAGGggtaattcatttaaatttttgtaacacAGCTACAGGAAAGGCCTGTGCAGTACAATGAGTTTAGTAAATACTAAACAAGTTGATTCTGTATGTGTAAGTCAGGACTTCGAACAGATCATGATATATCTTTGGTCCTCACCGAGAACTCTGGGCAGTTTTTTCATGCTGCACCCTGGGACCAAAAGGCGGGAGAATGTTTTTTTGTATTGGTAGATTAGCTAATCTAATCTGACCTAGtctattttattgttaaacAGATAAAGGTTTGAGTTTTAAGGAACACAGAAAGGCCCACTATGATGAATTCCTCAAAGTCAAAGAGCTGCAACAGAATGCTTCTATCCTAGATGATGCAAGTGACGAGGATAACGGCGCTGAGCTTACCAAGGGGGAGGGGAAAAATAACTCAACTTCTTCAACGAATTGTACCTGAAGGAGGCCGACATCGAGGGAGACAATGTATCTTTCACCAATGCCTCCAGCAAATAAAAACCTTTCATTAGCCTTTGTGTATGATGGGGATTAGCTGTATTATTGTGTCTTTTGTGTGTaaaatatcttttcttttttcacccGGTATGTTCATCCGATCTTGCATGCTCCATTTAGGTTTTAGACTCTCTTGTAATATGCCAAATTAGATTCCCTTTTGGCTAGCACTAAACTTCCTGATTATAACACTCCAAATAACATGCGAGGGGTGATTGCATTGATGTAAGCAGCTAAGGTTGCATGCTTAGACGGATCAAattgtattgtttttattaacGAATTTTAACTCTGCAATACCTCagatgacttttttttttaactcaaaaagGATAATGGTAGAATAAAgcattttcaatttatttctgGCCCTCGGATTTGGATAGAGTGTGTGGATGATTATTCACACACTCAAACAAAATCACACCCATATAAAAAGGGCATAAGTCCAATGAGAGTGAAGAAGAGTGATGGCTTCTAATTCTGGTTCTATCTCCCAAGAGGCTTCAATGGCCACAGAAATCTGCACCCAAATAGCCTCCGTATTCTCAAAGCCCACGCATCCACACCCGCCCCCACTGGACCTTTTGGTCACGGAGCTCGCCTCCGTTGCCTCTCAAAATGGTCGCGTTTTCCTTTACGGGGTGGGCCGCGAGGGCCTCATGCTCAAGGCTCTCTGCATGCGCCTCTTCCACCTGGGCCTCTCGGCCCACTTCATCTTCGACATGACCACTCCCCCCATCGCCGCTGCCGACCTCCTCATCGCCTCCGCCGGGCCCGGAGGTTTCTCCACCGTCGACGCCCTCTGCGCGGTGGCGCGCTCCCACGGCGGAAGGGTGCTGCTCCTTACGGCCCAACCGGAGACCGGGTCGTGCGTGAAACACGCTGACGTTGTGGCTTACGTGGCAGCGCAGACCATGGCCGATGATGCGGACGTTGCAGTGGATACGAAATCTCGACCGTTGCTTCCAATGGGAAGTGTGTACGAAGGGGCGCTGTTTGTTCTGTTTGAAATGGTTGTTTACAAGTTGGGTGAGGCCTTGGGTGAGAGCCCTGAAGCCGTTCGATCACGCCACACTAATCTTGAATGACAGTTATATCAGCCGCTCGATCATGCCATGTGTGTTGCAATACGAAAAACTGTACGGAGATATTACTGTTTAAACACTGGACGATTCATCAAGGAtaaattgtgtttattttaattaattatctcaTAGTGTGATTGTGTTTTGTTTGATTACAAGTCAGATACACGTCATATTGATGAATTCTTCAAGAAATAAACTATGAAAAATAAAGTGTTACTT is a window from the Vigna unguiculata cultivar IT97K-499-35 chromosome 7, ASM411807v1, whole genome shotgun sequence genome containing:
- the LOC114191707 gene encoding uncharacterized protein LOC114191707 is translated as MASNSGSISQEASMATEICTQIASVFSKPTHPHPPPLDLLVTELASVASQNGRVFLYGVGREGLMLKALCMRLFHLGLSAHFIFDMTTPPIAAADLLIASAGPGGFSTVDALCAVARSHGGRVLLLTAQPETGSCVKHADVVAYVAAQTMADDADVAVDTKSRPLLPMGSVYEGALFVLFEMVVYKLGEALGESPEAVRSRHTNLE
- the LOC114191708 gene encoding protein phosphatase inhibitor 2-like, with protein sequence MKGHVRWNEANIGEIEANKPVRQKITEPKTPYHPTLDDESSPSPVRGVFDECIEDQNHSANSEGNAFNNALSSSRTGTTQSDGWTSSEDEVQETETEDEEDKGLSFKEHRKAHYDEFLKVKELQQNASILDDASDEDNGAELTKGEGKNNSTSSTNCT